CTGATTGGCATGTAACGCCACAGCGAAGCCATTAGCCGACAAATCCTCGGCAATTGCCAGGCCTATTCTTTTGGAAGCGCCGGTTATCAGCGCCGTGCGTAGTTTTTCCTGGCTCAAGAGATCGCCTTTTGCTCGTCGTTACCCAATCGATGCTCATATAGGGCTTCGATACACCATATGAAAAGATGCGCGGGCAAATGATGCGCCTTGAGGTTTCTTATGTAAAACTTGAGCTATATTTAGTTTAAAATAAGTATACACTGTTTAACTGATGATTAAGGTTAACAATTCCTCTGTTGCGACGAAGCAACATCGAAATTCAGCCACGTCTGTGCCACAATGATATCATATTTTGGCTCTTCCAATTCCTCATTTGCATTCCAATTTCAACCTCGATCCGGGAGGGATATGTTTTAATTGCTCGTGGCGCTTCGAAGTCAAGGACAGTAAGCGGGGCACACGGGACTGAAAGGAGAAAAGTATGCGTACTCTTATCACGACCCTCATGGTCTCCGCTTTCGCTCTCGGCGGCTACACCGCAGCTCAGGCTGCTGACGCTGTTGAGCAGATTCCGCAGCCGCCCGTCGCTCAGGAAGCAGCTCCGGCCGTCAACAATTGGTCCGGCTTCTACATCGGTGGCGCTGGCGACTGGAACGCCGGTCACTTCAACCGCAACGGCGACGCTTACGCCTGGGGCGGTCAGGCCTTCACCGGCTACAACTGGCAGCAGGGCCAGATCGTATATGGTATCGAAGCTGACCTCGGCTACTCCGGCGCCGACAGCACCCGCAACGGCCTGACCGCCAAGAACGGTGTCAACGGCTCGGTTCGCGGTCGCCTCGGTTACGACTTCAACCCGTTCATGCTGTACGGCACGGCTGGTCTGGCACTCGGCCAGAACAAGCTCTCCGACGACACCTCGTCTGACAGCAAGACTGCTGTTGGTTACACGGTCGGTGCAGGTGCTGAAACCTTCATCACCAACAACATCACGG
The Rhizobium sp. 11515TR DNA segment above includes these coding regions:
- a CDS encoding outer membrane protein, producing the protein MRTLITTLMVSAFALGGYTAAQAADAVEQIPQPPVAQEAAPAVNNWSGFYIGGAGDWNAGHFNRNGDAYAWGGQAFTGYNWQQGQIVYGIEADLGYSGADSTRNGLTAKNGVNGSVRGRLGYDFNPFMLYGTAGLALGQNKLSDDTSSDSKTAVGYTVGAGAETFITNNITARLEYRYTDYGKKNFDLDSGSFSRGYDEQSVKVGIGVKF